One Urocitellus parryii isolate mUroPar1 chromosome 8, mUroPar1.hap1, whole genome shotgun sequence DNA window includes the following coding sequences:
- the LOC144256555 gene encoding serpin B9-like has product MDSLSKANGTFACQVLKMLCQDRPSQNVFFSPLSISSALAMVLLGAKGNTKVQMAQALSLNTEEDIHKGFQMLLTQVNKPGSKYFLTTANRLFGEKTCDFLSTFKESCLQFYHAELELLSFAEATEESREHINTWVSKETKGKIQVLLPPDSIDEQARLVLVNAIYFKGTWDEPFDKTCTREMPFKINQKEEKPVQMMCQEAYFNIGYVNEVHTQVLELPYASKELSMIILLPDDGVLLSLVENNLTFDKFIAWTKPASMKNIDVEVLLPRFKLQEDYDMESVLQRLGMVDAFQQGQADLSAMSTETDLCLSKVVHKSVVEVNEEGTEAAAVTGEEMEYCSAYLRRFRADHPFLFFIRHNQTNTLLFCGRVSSP; this is encoded by the exons ATGGATTCTCTTTCAAAAGCAAATGGCACCTTTGCCTGCCAGGTTTTGAAGATGCTGTGTCAAGACAGACCTtcacaaaatgtgtttttttctcccctgagcATCTCCTCTGCCCTGGCCATGGTCCTCCTGGGAGCAAAGGGCAACACCAAGGTCCAGATGGCTCAG GCACTGTCTTTAAACACAGAGGAAGACATCCATAAGGGCTTCCAGATGCTTCTCACCCAAGTGAACAAGCCTGGCTCAAAGTACTTCCTTACAACAGCCAACAGGCTCTTTGGAGAGAAGACCTGTGATTTCCTCTCA ACATTTAAGGAGTCCTGTCTTCAGTTCTACCATGCGGAGCTGGAGCTGCTGTCCTTTGCTGAAGCTACAGAGGAGTCCAGGGAGCATATAAACACCTGGGtctcaaaagagacaaaag gaaaaattcaagTGTTGCTGCCACCTGACTCGATTGATGAGCAGGCCAGGCTGGTTCTTGTCAATGCCATCTacttcaaaggaacatgggacgAGCCATTTGACAAAACATGCACGCGTGAAATGCCCTTTAAAATAAACCAG AAGGAGGAAAAACCAGTGCAGATGATGTGTCAGGAAGCCTATTTTAACATCGGCTACGTGAATGAGGTGCACACACAGGTGTTGGAGCTGCCTTACGCCAGCAAGGAGCTGAGCATGATCATTCTGCTCCCAGACGATGGTGTGCTTCTCAGCTTG GTGGAAAATAACCTGACTTTTGACAAATTCATAGCCTGGACCAAGCCAGCCTCTATGAAGAATATTGACGTGGAAGTTCTCCTTCCAAGATTTAAACTGCAGGAGGATTATGACATGGAGTCTGTGCTTCAGCGTCTGGGAATGGTCGATGCCTTCCAACAGGGCCAGGCTGACTTGTCTGCCATGTCAACTGAGACAGACCTGTGTCTGTCCAAGGTTGTGCACAAGAGTGTTGTGGAGGTGAATGAAGAAGGTACTGAGGCTGCAGCGGTTACGGGCGAAGagatggaatattgttcagcctATTTACGGAGGTTCCGTGCTGACCaccccttcctcttcttcattAGGCATAACCAAACTAACACCCTTCTGTTCTGTGGCAGGGTCTCGTCTCCCTAA